Proteins from one Rhizoctonia solani chromosome 5, complete sequence genomic window:
- a CDS encoding AMP deaminase, which produces MDSQDHARITIPYGSPDIEGLSPPADYHELGSHGAGFFEYHEERRMQNASTFFAWLEEKLLAHHHGSQDGGPHPGVTRSRASSFTPESLKTDHMVPEFERLNLASPSDEQARKEGVARSRVWVHGNILAPHLSAEDKSETVSELQTNHGSSPAPALTPELKQLYSSLQRCLKLRDKYMSVSLQRLGDDPRHYDGDSSTGALREDPDNKPPRFKPWNIYPPPPPPHWKFRAHNTSAPEISHSHDGDIPFEFSNCEIPVQMPWEWEVDERGVFQVYEDINTPNRRPLFNVPTIKDFFIDLDTVLNIVTDGPTKSFAFRRLKYLLSKWQMYALLNEYQELADMKSVPHRDFYNLRKVDTHVHHSSMMNQKHLLRFIKHKMKHHPDDKVIVRDGKELTLREVFESLNLTAYDLSIDTLDMHAHQEAFHRFDKFNLKYNPIGEARLREIFMKTDNYIEGRYLAELTKGEIQFIDFTLRSNTFDTEVMADLEQSKYQNCEWRISIYGRSPAEWDKLAKWIVNNKLYSHNVRWLIQIPRLYDVYKANGTINNFSDLLHNIFTPLFEVTKDPSKHPELHVFLQRVVGIDCVDDESKPERRIYRKFPYPKDWNTTQNPPYSYWMYYMFVNLSSLNHWRQARGFNTFVFRPHSGEAGDTDHLAAAFLTAHSISHGILLRKVPALQYLFYLKQIGLAMSPLSNNALFLSYDRNPLPEFFKIGLNVSLSTDDPLQFHFTKEPLLEEYSVAAHIYKLGQSGLAELARNSVIQSGFEMEVKRHWIGKKWYLPGAAGNDINKTNVPDKRLAFRHNTLMEELSLIYGSKEATVVSKNSLTNQLDTTADAVAAHAMAMKRIEFLARALPSTNQYSFRFVLALSALTAPVLAALSSDQVALAQKYAPQFRLTPDEKHFPSSIEYMLSNYKVYDDSGKQLPTQPSPLTASNLDSVVGRGASTWLTVSDTNAGYLTGLNPSTNQVPVYTFIVPKEGGIVDLFYWIFFPYNLGKDIIALGRVGNHIGDWERMTVRTLNGVAISADYNAHSSGNGAGTKSWSDVLKPSGEDRPLGYVASGSHGVWPGPGSWVYEDIIIYQLKDETRDGGPMWNAKDNIYPIEYLSSATYSGDQAWLNFQGAWGNKGQTNCWWYAIVKTCPLSNGPGGPYRQDVLAAAFAKASGPGMLSKYSDMAGPLSQTLALLATNSSTSLYKLRLDKSVLDLIKIAAFARLTVEQSCVEYQSSTNTTLLSSTYGSSKLNSGDDRLYSVKVPRCTSNSSHVDSYRVGLCASDDNSMCSWAGYRQLRTYLTGKQGVTNGTAINLDMDHDNWRWD; this is translated from the exons ATGGATAGCCAGGATCATGCAAGGATTACCATTCCCTATGGAAGCCCTGATATCGAAGGTCTCTCGCCGCCGGCTGATTACCATGAGCTA GGCTCTCATGGAGCTGGGTTCTTCGAGTACCATGAGGAAAGGCGAATGCAAAATGCAAGTACATTTTTCGCATGG CTCGAAGAGAAGCTCTTAGCGCACCATCATGGATCCCAAGACGGTGGGCCTCACCCAGGTGTGACGCGGTCTAGGGCATCATCTTTTACACCCGAATCCCTCAAAACTGACCACATGGTGCCTGAATTCGAGCGTCTGAATCTTGCTTCACCTTCCGATGAACAAGCACGAAAAGAGGGCGTTGCCCGCTCCAGAGTTTGGGTACATGGAAATATTCTTGCGCCTCATTTAAGCGCGGAGGATAAGAGTGAAACCGTATCAGAGCTTCAGACGAATCATG GCTCTTCCCCCGCACCAGCTCTCACCCCTGAGCTAAAGCAGCTTTACTCTTCATTACAACGGTGCTTGAAGCTGAGGGATAAATATATGTCTGTATCACTGCAGAGGCTTGGAGATGACCCACGACATTATGATGGCGATAGTTCTACTGGTGCCCTCAGGGAAGATCCAGATAACAAACCCCCACGCTTTAAGCCATGGAATATTTACCccccgcctccacctcctcatTGGAAGTTCAGAGCTCATAATACCAGCGCACCAGAAATCAGCCACAGCCACGACGGTGACATTCCTTTCGAATTTTCTAACTGTGAAATACCGGTCCAAATGCCATGGGAATGGGAGGTTGATGAAAGGGGTGTATTCCAAGTATATGAAGATATCAATA CACCAAATCGTCGACCGCTCTTCAATGTTCCAACAATCAAGGACTTTTTTATAGATCTTGATACGGTGCTGAATATAGTTACAGACGGCCCCACAAAGAGCTTTGCCTTTCGACGACTCAAGTATTTATTGAGCAAATGGCAGATGTATGCATTGCTTAATGAGTACCAGGAGCTTGCGGATATGAAG AGTGTTCCGCATCG TGATTTCTACAATCTTCGCAAAGTGGATACACATGTGCACCATTCGAGCATGATGAACCAGAAGCATTTGCTCCGTTTCATCAAGCACAAGATGAAACATCACCCAGAT GATAAAGTCATTGTCCGAGATGGCAAAGAGTTAACTTTGAGGGAAGTGTTTGAGTCACTGAACTTGACAGCATACGATCTCTCTATCGACACACTTGATATGCATGCTCATCAAGAAGCGTTCCATCGTTTTGACAAATTCAATCTAAAATACAACCCAATCGGAGAAGCAAGGCTGAGAGAAATATTCATGAAAACCGACAACTATATTGAAGGCCGTTACCTTGCAGAGCTCACGAAAGGTGAAATACAATTTATAGATTTTACACTGAGGTCTAACACATTCGACACAGAGGTGATGGCGGATTTAGAGCAAAGCAAGTATCAG AATTGCGAGTGGCGTATAAGCATATATGGCCGCTCCCCAGCCGAATGGGACAAATTGGCGAAGTGGATTGTCAACAATAAACTGTATTCTCATAACGTGCGTTGGCTGATCCAAATTCCACGGCTATACGACGTCTATAAGGCCAACGGAACGATTAACAATTTCTCGGACCTCTTGCATA ATATCTTCACACCTCTTTTTGAAGTGACTAAGGATCCCAGCAAGCATCCGGAACTACATGTGTTCCTTCAGCGCGTAGTGGGAATCGATTGTGTAGACGATGAGTCGAAGCCAGAGAGGCGCATATATAGGAAATTCCCGTATCCCAAGGATTGGAACACGACTCAAAATCCCCCATACAGCTATTG GATGTACTACATGTTCGTAAATTTGTCGAGCTTGAATCACTGGAGACAAGCACGAGGGTTTA ATACATTCGTATTCCGGCCACACTCTGGGGAAGCGGGCGATACAGATCATTTGGCCGCAGCTTTTTTGACCGCCCATTCTATCTCCCATGGCATTTTATTACGGAAAGTACCCGCATTGCAATATCTTTTTTACCTTAAACAGATCGGGCTAGCCATGAGTCCTCTCAGCAACAATGCACTTTTCCTTAGCTACGACCGCAACCCGCTACCTGAGTTTTTCAAAATTGGCCTAAACGTCAGCTTGAGTACAGACGACCCATTGCAGTTTCACTTTACCAAG GAACCCCTGCTGGAAGAATACAGTGTGGCAGCCCAT ATCTACAAACTCGGCCAATCCGGATTGGCCGAGTTGGCACGAAACTCTGTCATTCAAAGTGGTTTCGAAATGGAAGTCAAACGCCATTGGATTGGTAAAAAATGGTATTTGCCCGGTGCAGCCGGAAATGATATCAACAAA ACGAATGTGCCTGATAAGCGCTTGGCATTCAGACACAATACGCTGATGGAAGAATTGAGCTTAATCTACGGTAGTAAAGAAGCCACAGTTGTTTCCAAGAATTCTCTCACCAACCAACTCGATACGACCGCTGACGCTGTCGCCGCGCATGCGATGGCAATGAA AAGAATAGAATTCCTGGCACGTGCATTACCTTCTACCAATCAATATTCCTTC CGCTTTGTACTTGCGTTAAGCGCGCTTACTGCCCCAGTGCTAGCAGCACTCTCATCAGATCAAGTTGCTCTCGCCCAAAAATATGCTCCCCAGTTCCGCCTTAC TCCTGACGAGAAACATTTTCCCTCGAGTATTGAATATATGCTCTCGAACTATAAA GTGTATGATGATAGTGGCAAACAACTTCCAACTCAACCATCTCCTTTGACAGCCTCCAACCTTGATTCAGTGGTAGGAAGGGGCGCAAGCACATGGCTTACAGTTTCTGATACCAACGCGGGCTATTTGACTGGTTTAAACCCTTCAACAAATCAAGTTCCTGT GTACACGTTTATTGTGCCAAAGGAAGGCGGCATAGTAGACCTTTTCTACTG GATTTTCTTCCCTTACAACCTGGGGAAAGATATTATCGCTCTCGGGCGGGTCGGAAACC ACATTGGAGACTGGGAG CGTATGACAGTGAGAACTCTCAACG GGGTCGCAATTTCAGCCGATTACAACGCGCATTCATCCGGAAATGGAGCTGG GACAAAATCATGGAGTGATGTCCTCAAACCCTCGGGAGAGGACAGGCCTCTTGGTTATGTCGCAAGTGGATCTCACGGAGTTTGGCCAGGACCCGGATCCTGGGTATACGAAGAT ATCATCATCTATCAACTCAAGGACGAAACTAGGGATGGAG GGCCGATGTGGAATGCCAAAGATAATATCTATCCCATCGAATATCTCTCATCCGCAACGTATTCTGGAGACCAGGCCTGGCTTAATTTCCAAGGAGCTTGGGGGAACAAGGGGCAAACTAATTGCTGGTGGTATGCCATAGTAAAG ACATGTCCATTATCTAACGGACCAGGAG GACCTTACAGACAAGACGTACTCGCGGCTGCATTCGCGAAGGCAAGTGGCCCAGGTATGCTCTCGAAGTATTCCGATATGGCAGGACCTCTTTCA CAAACACTAGCACTGTTGGCAACCAACTCGAGCACCTCATTGTATAAATTGAGACTCGACAAGTCTGTCTTAGATCTGATCAAAATTGCAGCTTTTGCTCGCCTTACAGTCGAACAATCATGCGTTGAGTATCAATCTTCTACCAACACAACTCTTTTGTCTTCGACATATGGATCCTCCAAGTTAAATTCAGGCGACGATAGGCTTTATTCG GTCAAGGTCCCGCGCTGTACCTCTAACTCCAGCCATGTCGACTCCTACCGAGTCGGTCTATGTGCTAGCGATGACAATTCGATGTGTTCCTGGGCGGGATATCGCCAGCTCCGCACATATCTGACCGGGAAGCAAGGAGTTACAAATGGCACAGCGATCAACTTAGACATGGACCATGACAACTGGAGATGGGATTAA
- a CDS encoding rare lipoprotein A-like double-psi beta-barrel protein — MYSRTLTILTLFSLVIITLASPVPVRLAEAKVQTPAGDLEVRGTIEARANSGKGTWYNPSVGTGACGWNNKDSELVVALGPSKYNKAKKCGQSITVKSGSKSVKVKVVDLCPSCGGGSLDLSPAAFKKLAPLSKGVIQVNW, encoded by the exons ATGTACTCGCGTACCTTGACTATCTTGACACTCTTTTCTCTCGTGATAATCACGCTCGCATCCCCTGTGCCTGTACGATTGGCCGAAGCCAAGGTCCAAACTCCTGCTGGAGATCTTGAAGTTCGTGGTACTATCGAGGCTCGCGCTAATTCTGGAAAG GGGACATGGTACAATCCTAGCGTTGGGACGGGTGCCTGTGGGTGGAATAACAAAGATAGCGAGCTTGTTGTCGCTCTCGGTCCTTCTAAATACAACAAAGCGAAAAAATGTGGCCAG TCTATCACCGTAAAGTCCGGGAGTAAATCCGTCAAAGTTAAAGTGGTTGATCTCTGCCCAAGTTGCGGTGGGGGTTCACTCG ACTTGTCCCCAGCAGCGTTTAAGAAGTTAGCACCGCTGAGCAAGGGTGTTATTCAGGTCAATTGG TGA
- a CDS encoding transcription initiation factor TFIID subunit 6, which produces MAETSTSKGKARPTRAPVVGGLYRADSVKDVADSLGIANLPDSVAAALASDVEYRLHQVVEEAARFTRHARRSTMSPADIDQALRVLNIEPLYGHSSAHTPTFRRAVPQHTLSQSVYFLEDEEIDFDKALKEEVITVPPPVRYTAHWLAIEGIQPLVPENPTTSAETKTATTTQGPPSPRARKQGIAAPTTTNSTTAASTSAATLVKHVLPRELQLYHDRLSSALISGNERKRTAALSSLRADAGLQALLPYLIRWIGETVVRVLKGEGATHTGDDGSDDDAMFGSDELDRAKLDIMLDALKALLDNKTLFVEPYLHQIMPPILSILLTASLGSSSSFSSFDSNPPPRHVRMHAASLLSHVLNLHGPTYPSLGARVLKTLIIGATAPGRQRGTREGALRGLAALGRVAAGRALIGAHALKTIEGEIDVGSEVGSESVEDLIQGATVAIHALHPIPTPTPQLWGEPQIRPLEPSSEEDRALLDKLSEYFGQLFTMRVIVEAGNAQWTRGLLEAIESSKTEYLADATASTR; this is translated from the exons ATGGCGGAGACATCTACAAGCAAAGGAAAAGCACGTCCTACTCGCGCGCCTGTCGTGGGTGGACTATACAGAGCAGACTCAGTCAAA GATGTTGCAGACTCCCTGGGCATCGCAAACTTACCGGATAGTGTGGCTGCAGCGCTTGCAAGTGATGTCGAATATCGCCTCCATCAAGTCGTCGAG GAAGCTGCTCGTTTCACTCGACATGCCAGGAGAAGTACAATGTCGCCGGCAGATATCGACCAAGCACTACGAGTTTTGAATATTGAG CCTTTGTATGGCCACTCCTCCGCACATACACCGACCTTCAGGCGGGCAGTCCCCCAACACACACTTTCACAATCAGTTTATTTTTTAGAGGACGAGGAAATTGATTTCGATAAGGCATTGAAGGAGGAAGTCATAACCGTTCCTCCCCCTGTACGCTACACAG CCCATTGGCTCGCAATCGAAGGAATTCAACCACTGGTGCCTGAGAATCCCACCACATCGGCAGAAACAAAAACGGCTACAACCACTCAAGGGCCGCCTTCCCCTCGAGCACGAAAACAGGGAATCGCTGCACCCACGACGACAAATTCTACTACTGCTGCCTCGACATCCGCTGCTACCCTTGTCAAGCACGTGCTACCTCGGGAGCTTCAGCTTTACCACGACCGATTATCATCGGCACTAATTAGTGGTAATGAACGCAAGAGAACAGCAGCGCTGAGCAGCCTTAGAGCAGACGCTGGCCTTCAGGCTTTGCTTCCATACTTAATACGTTGGATTGGTGAGACTGTTGTCCGAGTACTTAAGGGGGAGGGGGCAACACACACTGGGGATGATGGCAGCGACGACGATGCAATGTTTGGGTCCGATGAGCTAGACCGAGCGAAGCTTGATATCATGCTCGATGCACTAAAAGCCTTGTTGGATAATAAAACTCTATTCGTGGAACCTTAT CTTCATCAAATCATGCCTCCGATTCTATCCATACTATTAACTGCATCCTTAGGATCCAGCTCCTCATTCTCTTCCTTTGACTCCAATCCACCTCCCCGGCATGTTCGCATGCACGCCGCCTCACTTCTGAGTCACGTTCTAAATCTTCACGGCCCAACATATCCTTCCCTGGGTGCACGCGTACTAAAAACTCTTATTATTGGTGCGACTGCTCCTGGACGCCAGCGTGGGACCAGAGAAGGAGCTCTACGAGGCCTTGCTGCTCTGGGTCGTGTTGCCGCAGGACGAGCGCTTATAGGCGCCCATGCCCTGAAAACCATTGAAGGCGAGATTGATGTTGGGTCCGAAGTCGGATCTGAAAGTGTCGAGGATTTGATACAAGGAGCAACG GTTGCCATACATGCGCTACATCCAATTCCCACCCCAACCCCCCAGCTCTGGGGCGAGCCACAGATCCGACCACTTGAACCGTCTTCCGAAGAAGACAGGGCGCTGCTCGATAAATTGAGCGAGTATTTCGGTCAACTCTTTACTATGCGGGTTATTGTTGAAGCGGGTAATGCGCAATGGACACGTGGGCTCTTGGAAGCCATTGAGTCCTCGAAAACAGAGTACTTGGCTGATGCCACAGCAAGCACCAGATGA